A genomic window from Gossypium hirsutum isolate 1008001.06 chromosome D12, Gossypium_hirsutum_v2.1, whole genome shotgun sequence includes:
- the LOC107941733 gene encoding uncharacterized protein, producing MAKLTQLLTGEVDKERGSVLNIEEGDNEGPVYSSGLTSQQAGIYPRKSSVTIKPQDGTETPINFQARLGSNPGDNLANHVIPDFDETIEKMNGELPKQLEEKYKWLEEKLRAMEGTESYHGIDARELSLVPVMNGEMIENTIRSVKIDAGESSRRAASKKKENEVNNTSSYSKTVTVNQPGKVAVNQQGSSKQRSDTRQNTEKIQFTPIPMAYRELYQNLFNAHVVAPFHLKPLQPPYPKWYDANARCDYHAGIEGHSIEHCTAFKKLVERLISLGVVKLDDSPNTENPLPDHNGVNMIGGSMGRKIKEDISKVKIPLRWVWKNMVERGLIIPSSERSFERVENYCEFHHDEGHKIQECAKFRALVQDLMDNKEMKFYEEIKEEGSICTSESSKVPRVVQPVVIISRPKKDEVRTPAMPRIIIKKPATFPYQDSKKVPWSYECSTTVPGKEMAKSQCVSTNPESMKEDIIGEQKGKIVEPVKEEEAVEFLKFLKHSEYNVVEQLHQQPACISVLSLLLNSEVHRNTLIKMLNETYVSKDISVSKLDRLVNNINADNFIFFNDDEIPSRGMGSTKALHITARCKGRILPGVLIDNGSALNVLPLFTLNRLPIDSSHMKTCQNVVRAFDYTERKVMGKIEVPLLIGPTVYDVNFIVMDIKPSYNCLLGRPWIHSAGAVPSSLHQMLKLVSDGRLVTIKAEEDIIAAVSNETPYVETNDESVKCSFRSLEFVNAAFVPEGSKILVPKLSKTTDMGLQLLVGKGALPRRGLGRYLQGRTEVPMLKEK from the exons ATGGCTAAGTTGACTCAGTTATTGACTGGAGAAGTTGACAAAGAGAGGGGCTCGGTGCTCAACattgaagaaggagacaatgagGGACCTGTTTATTCCTCAGGACTTACTTCTCAACAAGCGGGGATATATCCGCGCAAATCCTCCGTCACTATCAAGCCCCAAGATGGTACTGAAACACCAATAAACTTTCAAGCTAGATTAGGCTCCAACCCTGGAGATAATCTTGCTAATCATGTTATCCCTGACTTCGACGAGACAATCGAGAAAATGAATGGTGAATTGCCGAAACAGCTTGAGGAAAAGTAtaaatggctggaggaaaaaCTTAGAGCGATGGAAGGTACTGAGAGCTACCATGGAATTGATGCTAGAGAATTAAGCTTGGTTCCAG ttatgaatggcgAGATGATAGAAAACACTATCAGAAGTGTGAAAATAGATGCTGGAGAAAGTAGCAGAAGGGCGGCctcgaagaagaaagagaatgagGTCAACAACACAAGTTCATATTCGAAGACAGTTACAGTGAATCAGCCGGGAAAAGTGGCTGTTAACCAGCAAGGATCATCGAAGCAGAGATCTGATACAAGACAAAATACAGAGAAAATTCAATTTACACCAATTCCAATGGCGTATAGGGAGCTATATCAAaatctattcaatgcacacgTGGTTGCCCCTTTCCACTTGAAACCTCTGCAGCCTCCCTaccccaagtggtatgatgcaaatgcacGGTGCGACTATCACGCGGGAATTGAggggcattctatagaacatTGTACAGCGTTCAAAAAGTTGGTGGAAAGACTTATAAGCTTGGGCGTGGTTAAATTGGATGATTCACCTAATACAGAAAATCCGTTACCTGATCATAACGGAGTGAACATGATAGGTGGGAGCATGGGTAGAAAGATCAAGGAAGACATATCAAAGGTAAAAATTCCTTTGAGGTGGGTCTGGAAAAATATGGTAGAAAGGGGATTGATCATCCCGAGTTCAGAGAGAAGCTTCGAAAGGGTGGAAaattactgtgagttccatcacgatGAGGGACATAAAATCCAGGAATGCGCAAAATTCAGAGCCTTGGTTCAAGacctgatggataataaggagatgaaattttatgaagaaattaaGGAGGAGGGAAGCATTTGCACATCAGAGTCTTCGAAGGTTCCAAGAGTAGTGCagcctgtggtcattatctcgcgACCCAAGAAGGATGAGGTGAGAACACCAGCAATGCCAAGgatcataataaagaaacctgCAACCTTTCCTTACCAAGACAGCAAGAAGGTTCCATGGAGCTACGAGTGCAGTACAACTGTCCCAGGAAAAGAGATGGCAAAGAGCCAGTGTGTGAGTACCAATCCAGAATCTATGAAAGAGGACATAATAGGGGAGCAAAAAGGGAAAATAGTTGAGCCAGTAAAGGAGGAAGAAGCTGTGGAATTCCTCAAATTTTtaaagcatagtgagtataatgtCGTCGAGCAGTTGCATCAACAACCAGCCTGCATATCTGTATTGTCCTTACTCTTGAATTCAGAAGTACATCGAAATACGTTGATAAAGAtgctaaatgagacctatgtGTCCAAGGATATTTCTGTCAGCAAGCTAGATCGGTTGGTCAATAATATCAAtgctgataatttcatatttttcaatgatgatgaaataccttcTAGGGGCATGGGATCTACCAAAGCTTTGCATATCACCGCACGATGCAAGGGGCGTATTTTGCCAGGAGTACTaattgacaatggatcagctttgaaCGTATTGCCATTATTCACACTTAACAGGCTAcccatagacagttcgcacatgaaaacgTGTCAAAATGTAGTGAGGGCGTTTGACTATACAGAAAGGAAGGTCATGGGAAAAATTGAGGTACCATTACTGATTGGTCCAACAGTTTATGATGTAAATTTTATTGTGATGGACATCAAACCTTCCTATAATTGCTTATTAGgaagaccatggatacattcggcGGGAGCAGTAccgtcatcattacatcagatgtTGAAGTTAGTGTCAGATGGTCGGCTAGTGACAATAAAAGCCGAAGAGGATATAATAGCAGCTGTATCCAATGAGACGCCATACGTGGAGACCAATGACGAGTCAGTTAAATGctcatttcgatctttggagtttgtaaatgcgGCATTTGTTCCTGAAGGGAGCAAAATTTTGGTGCCAAAATTGTCCAAAACTACAGACATGGGTTTACAATTGTTAGTGGGAAAAGGAGCTTTACCCAGAAGAGGGCTAGGGAGATATCTTCAAGGAAGGACTGAGGTTCCAATGCTGAAAGAAAAGTAG